The Pseudomonas sp. G2-4 genome window below encodes:
- a CDS encoding mandelate racemase/muconate lactonizing enzyme family protein gives MQDPTQCTSGDDDRIAWVRVASVFLPLANPISDAKVLTGRQKPMTEIAILFVEIETKDGHRGLGFSYSKRAGGPGQFAHAQEVAPSLIGENPSDISKLWEKLCWAGASVGRSGLATQAIGAFDVALWDLKAKRANLSLARLLGAHRDSVQCYNTSGGFLHTPLDQLMINTDLSRDKGIGGIKLKVGQPDQALDLHRVRTIRKHLGDDFPLMVDANQQWDRPNAQRMCRQLEQYNLVWIEEPLDCYDAEGHAALAREFDTPIATGEMLTSVAEHWEFIKLRAADYLMPDAPRVGGITPYLKVQALAEQAGLMIAPHFAMELHIHLAATYSREPWVEHFEWLEPLFNERMQTRNGRMLVPTQPGLGLSLSERVAGWTANQAEFGQRP, from the coding sequence ATGCAAGACCCGACTCAATGCACTTCAGGCGACGATGACCGTATTGCCTGGGTGCGCGTGGCCTCGGTTTTCCTGCCGTTGGCCAACCCCATCAGCGATGCCAAGGTGCTGACCGGTCGGCAAAAGCCAATGACAGAAATCGCCATTCTGTTCGTGGAAATCGAGACCAAGGACGGCCACCGTGGCCTGGGATTCAGCTATTCCAAGCGCGCCGGCGGCCCTGGGCAGTTTGCCCACGCCCAAGAAGTCGCTCCCAGCCTTATCGGCGAGAACCCCAGCGACATTTCCAAGCTGTGGGAAAAGCTCTGTTGGGCGGGTGCCTCGGTGGGGCGTAGCGGCCTGGCGACCCAGGCGATTGGCGCCTTTGATGTGGCCCTGTGGGATTTGAAAGCCAAGCGAGCCAATCTTTCGCTGGCTCGTTTGCTCGGCGCCCATCGCGATTCTGTCCAGTGCTACAACACGTCGGGTGGGTTCCTGCATACGCCGCTCGATCAATTAATGATCAATACCGACCTTTCTCGAGACAAGGGTATCGGAGGGATCAAGCTCAAGGTTGGCCAGCCTGACCAGGCACTGGATCTGCATCGGGTCCGTACCATTCGCAAGCACTTGGGGGATGATTTCCCGTTGATGGTCGACGCCAACCAGCAGTGGGACCGGCCCAACGCGCAGCGCATGTGTCGCCAACTTGAGCAATACAACCTGGTCTGGATCGAGGAACCGCTCGATTGCTACGACGCCGAAGGTCATGCCGCGTTGGCCCGGGAATTCGATACGCCGATCGCGACCGGTGAAATGCTCACCAGCGTTGCCGAACACTGGGAGTTCATCAAATTGCGCGCGGCCGATTACTTGATGCCCGATGCGCCCCGTGTCGGTGGCATCACCCCTTATCTCAAGGTCCAGGCATTGGCTGAGCAAGCGGGGCTGATGATTGCGCCGCACTTTGCCATGGAACTGCATATTCATTTGGCCGCCACGTACAGCCGCGAGCCTTGGGTTGAACATTTCGAATGGCTGGAGCCGCTGTTCAACGAACGCATGCAAACCCGTAATGGGCGCATGTTGGTGCCCACTCAACCTGGCCTTGGGCTGTCCTTGAGCGAGCGTGTGGCGGGCTGGACGGCGAATCAGGCGGAGTTCGGGCAGCGTCCGTAA
- a CDS encoding tripartite tricarboxylate transporter permease, with translation MIELMQTGFAAVLTPYVFLLITLGVAVGIVFGAVPGLSATMAIALCLPLTYSMGPGPGLALLVALFVGATSGGLISAILLNIPGTPASIATTFDGWPLMKQGHGVKALGIGVVFSFLGTIFSIAALMFIAPILADLALSFGPHEYFSIAIFSLTLIATLSTGSLVKGMFAGALGFAFSTVGIAPVEAIRRFTFDMPSLNGGFAMLTVMIGMFAVAEVLKFAESARLSHRAKPQHVSMKGVKGFGFSMKEFVGQLPNATRSSLIGLGIGILPGIGAGTSNIVSYIVAKKRSKTPEEFGKGKIDGVVASETANNAGIGGAMIPLLTLGIPGDTTTAVMLGGFMIHGIQPGPLLFISQAPLVYTIFAALILASVLMLVLEFYGLRMFIKLLAVPKHILLPIILVLCVVGAFGLNSRIFDVWAVLLFGLLGYGFVKSGLPIAPFIIGFILGPMAETNLRRGLMLSDGNFGGFLTNPISAGFLILAVASISWHLVTVIRNRKSAAIELMRS, from the coding sequence ATGATTGAACTCATGCAAACAGGCTTCGCGGCCGTACTTACACCCTACGTTTTTCTCCTGATCACCCTCGGCGTTGCGGTGGGGATTGTGTTTGGTGCGGTGCCCGGGCTCTCGGCCACCATGGCTATCGCGCTGTGCTTGCCGTTGACTTACTCGATGGGGCCAGGCCCTGGCCTGGCGCTGTTGGTTGCGCTGTTTGTCGGCGCCACCTCGGGAGGGCTGATATCGGCGATATTGCTCAACATACCGGGAACACCGGCCTCCATCGCCACGACATTCGATGGTTGGCCGCTGATGAAGCAAGGCCATGGCGTCAAGGCCCTTGGGATTGGCGTGGTGTTCTCGTTTCTGGGCACGATTTTCAGTATCGCCGCGCTGATGTTTATCGCTCCGATCTTGGCGGATCTGGCCTTGAGCTTTGGTCCGCACGAATACTTTTCCATCGCGATTTTCTCACTGACTTTGATCGCCACGCTGTCCACCGGCTCGCTGGTCAAAGGCATGTTTGCCGGTGCCCTGGGCTTTGCCTTCTCCACCGTGGGGATCGCCCCGGTCGAGGCCATCCGTCGTTTTACCTTTGACATGCCGAGCCTCAATGGCGGCTTCGCCATGCTTACCGTCATGATCGGTATGTTCGCCGTCGCCGAAGTGCTGAAGTTTGCTGAAAGCGCGCGCCTGAGCCACCGGGCCAAACCACAGCACGTCAGCATGAAAGGCGTGAAAGGTTTTGGTTTTTCGATGAAGGAGTTTGTCGGCCAGTTGCCCAACGCCACCCGTTCATCCCTGATCGGCCTGGGCATCGGCATCTTGCCCGGCATCGGTGCCGGTACGTCGAACATCGTCTCTTACATCGTCGCGAAGAAACGTTCCAAAACGCCGGAGGAATTCGGCAAAGGCAAGATTGATGGCGTGGTCGCCAGCGAAACGGCAAATAACGCCGGTATTGGTGGCGCGATGATTCCGCTGCTGACCCTTGGCATCCCCGGCGATACCACCACGGCGGTCATGCTCGGTGGTTTCATGATCCACGGCATCCAGCCTGGGCCCCTGCTGTTCATCAGCCAGGCACCGCTGGTCTACACGATTTTCGCCGCGCTGATCCTTGCTTCGGTCCTGATGCTGGTGCTCGAGTTCTACGGCTTGCGCATGTTCATCAAACTGCTGGCGGTGCCCAAGCATATTCTGTTGCCGATTATCCTGGTGCTCTGCGTGGTCGGCGCTTTTGGCCTGAACAGCCGGATCTTCGACGTCTGGGCGGTGCTGCTGTTTGGCTTGCTGGGGTATGGGTTCGTCAAAAGCGGTTTGCCGATCGCGCCGTTCATCATCGGTTTCATCCTGGGGCCCATGGCTGAAACCAACTTGCGCCGTGGCTTGATGCTGTCCGATGGCAACTTTGGCGGCTTCCTGACCAATCCCATCTCGGCGGGCTTCCTCATTCTGGCCGTCGCGTCTATCTCTTGGCATTTGGTGACGGTCATTCGCAACAGGAAAAGTGCTGCTATTGAATTGATGCGCAGCTAA
- a CDS encoding tripartite tricarboxylate transporter TctB family protein: protein MDSYKRNELLAGLAMLGAGVAYLVLTLNLPRRGLVDAAFVPWVLAVALCLLGALQLWAWRKLPDKSAEPTEKPESIDYTTVFKSLALVLIFTALLETVGFVIMTVLYLYAQFIVLTPAEQKVKHLQYALIAVVSAVLIFFIFRHGFDLLLPVGLLDF from the coding sequence ATGGATTCCTATAAAAGAAACGAGCTGTTAGCCGGCCTGGCAATGCTCGGCGCCGGCGTGGCTTATCTGGTATTGACCTTGAACCTGCCTCGTCGCGGGTTGGTTGATGCCGCGTTTGTACCTTGGGTGCTCGCCGTCGCGTTGTGCCTGTTGGGTGCGTTGCAATTATGGGCGTGGCGAAAGCTGCCGGACAAAAGTGCCGAACCCACCGAAAAACCTGAATCGATCGACTATACAACGGTCTTCAAATCCCTGGCTTTGGTGCTGATTTTTACAGCGTTGCTGGAGACCGTGGGGTTCGTGATCATGACTGTGCTTTATCTCTATGCCCAGTTCATCGTGCTCACCCCAGCGGAACAAAAGGTCAAGCACCTCCAATACGCGCTGATAGCGGTCGTTTCGGCGGTGCTGATTTTCTTCATTTTTCGCCATGGCTTCGACTTGCTCCTGCCTGTCGGTTTATTGGATTTCTAG
- a CDS encoding tripartite tricarboxylate transporter substrate binding protein: protein MKKTLCASLIASFLSLTAGTAMAADASDWPSRPVQVVVIANAGGDTDFNARMMAKYFTKLTGKSMVVTNMAGGGGTIAADAVKSAAPDGNTILFTHTGQMIVNEVAGLSEDRFDAFDISCIAGVDKGAVFVSAKSSGIDSLDQLIEKAKAKPGTVTYGTEMGNFSHLQGLMFEKLAGVKLKMVDSGTVSEKIVALLGKRIDLGAISYGSVQDYISSGKMTALGQPNAERNALLGDVKTFKEQGVDLVLDKPYIVAFPKGTDPAIVKKMADTMKKITEQPEYAEELKKSFKQPVSFQGTEEAIATLNTTRDSFMQFKDEMRKAK, encoded by the coding sequence ATGAAGAAAACACTCTGCGCCTCTCTGATCGCCTCTTTCCTGAGCCTGACTGCAGGCACGGCAATGGCCGCCGACGCCAGTGACTGGCCAAGCCGTCCGGTGCAAGTGGTGGTGATCGCCAACGCCGGCGGTGACACCGATTTCAATGCTCGAATGATGGCCAAATACTTCACCAAACTCACCGGCAAATCCATGGTGGTGACCAATATGGCCGGTGGGGGCGGGACGATTGCCGCCGATGCGGTCAAGAGCGCGGCGCCGGATGGCAATACCATCCTGTTCACCCACACCGGCCAGATGATCGTTAACGAGGTGGCGGGGCTGTCGGAGGATCGCTTTGATGCGTTTGATATCTCCTGCATCGCTGGTGTCGACAAAGGCGCGGTGTTCGTCTCGGCGAAAAGCTCGGGCATCGACAGCCTCGACCAACTGATTGAAAAAGCCAAGGCCAAGCCCGGCACCGTCACCTACGGTACCGAGATGGGCAACTTCTCTCACCTGCAAGGGCTGATGTTCGAGAAGCTCGCCGGTGTGAAACTGAAAATGGTCGACAGCGGCACAGTGTCCGAAAAAATCGTCGCCTTGCTGGGCAAGCGCATCGACCTCGGCGCCATCAGCTATGGTTCGGTCCAGGATTACATCTCCAGCGGCAAGATGACCGCCCTGGGCCAGCCCAACGCTGAGCGCAACGCGCTGCTGGGCGACGTCAAGACCTTCAAGGAACAAGGCGTGGACCTGGTCCTGGACAAGCCTTACATCGTTGCCTTCCCGAAAGGCACGGACCCGGCCATCGTCAAGAAAATGGCCGACACCATGAAGAAAATCACCGAACAGCCGGAGTACGCCGAGGAGTTGAAGAAGTCGTTCAAACAGCCGGTCAGCTTCCAGGGCACCGAAGAAGCCATCGCCACCTTGAACACAACCCGCGACAGCTTCATGCAGTTCAAGGATGAGATGCGTAAAGCGAAATAA
- the glmS gene encoding glutamine--fructose-6-phosphate transaminase (isomerizing), whose protein sequence is MCGIVGAVAERNITAILLEGLKRLEYRGYDSAGVAVFTHDEKLERVRRPGKVSELEQALDAEPLIGRLGIAHTRWATHGAPCERNAHPHFSGDLAVVHNGIIENHEALREQLKALGYVFTSDTDTEVIAHLLNHKLKDLADLTVALKATVKELHGAYGLAVISAKQPDRLVAARSGSPLVIGLGLGENFLASDQLALRQVTDRFMYLEEGDIAEIRRDSVQIWDIDGNPVERETVQYRDGAEAADKGEFRHFMLKEIHEQPAVVQRTLEGRISQGQVLVQAFGPQAAELFAKVRNVQIVACGTSYHAGMVARYWLEELAGIPCQVEVASEFRYRKVVVQPDTLFVTISQSGETADTLAALRNAKELGFLASLAICNVGISSLVRESDLTLLTQAGREIGVASTKAFTTQLVGLLLLTLSLGQVRGTLGAGVEATLVEELRRLPTRLGEALAMDSTVEKIAELFAEKNHTLFLGRGAQFPVAMEGALKLKEISYIHAEAYPAGELKHGPLALVDNDMPVVTVAPNNELLEKLKSNLQEVRARGGQLIVFADEKAGMTNGEGTHVVHMPHIHDILSPILYTIPLQLLSYYVAVLKGTDVDQPRNLAKSVTVE, encoded by the coding sequence ATGTGTGGAATTGTCGGCGCCGTTGCTGAACGCAACATCACTGCAATCTTGCTCGAAGGCCTCAAGCGCCTGGAATACCGCGGCTACGACAGCGCCGGTGTAGCGGTTTTTACCCATGACGAAAAGCTCGAACGTGTGCGGCGTCCGGGCAAGGTCAGTGAGTTGGAGCAGGCGCTGGACGCCGAACCGCTGATCGGGCGCCTGGGCATTGCCCACACCCGCTGGGCTACCCATGGCGCGCCATGCGAGCGCAACGCCCACCCGCATTTCTCGGGCGACCTGGCAGTGGTGCACAACGGCATTATCGAGAACCACGAAGCCCTGCGTGAGCAGCTCAAGGCGTTGGGCTATGTGTTCACTTCGGATACTGACACTGAAGTCATTGCGCATTTGCTCAATCACAAGCTCAAGGATCTGGCGGACCTGACCGTGGCCCTCAAGGCGACTGTCAAGGAGCTGCACGGTGCTTATGGCCTGGCTGTTATCAGTGCGAAGCAACCGGATCGCCTGGTGGCGGCGCGCAGCGGTAGCCCGTTGGTGATCGGCCTGGGCCTGGGGGAAAATTTCCTGGCTTCCGATCAGTTGGCGCTACGACAAGTCACTGACCGCTTCATGTACCTGGAAGAGGGTGACATCGCCGAAATCCGCCGCGACAGCGTGCAGATCTGGGACATCGATGGCAATCCTGTAGAGCGCGAGACCGTCCAATACCGCGACGGTGCCGAGGCCGCCGACAAGGGCGAGTTCCGTCACTTCATGCTCAAGGAAATCCACGAACAACCGGCTGTTGTGCAACGTACCCTGGAAGGGCGCATCAGCCAGGGCCAGGTGTTGGTCCAGGCGTTCGGCCCACAGGCGGCCGAGTTGTTCGCCAAGGTGCGCAACGTGCAAATCGTTGCCTGCGGCACCAGCTATCATGCCGGTATGGTCGCCCGTTATTGGCTCGAAGAACTGGCCGGTATTCCCTGCCAGGTCGAAGTGGCCAGCGAGTTCCGCTACCGCAAGGTGGTGGTGCAACCGGACACCCTGTTCGTCACCATTTCCCAGTCCGGTGAAACCGCCGACACCCTGGCCGCCCTGCGCAACGCCAAGGAGCTGGGTTTCCTCGCCAGCCTGGCGATCTGCAACGTCGGCATCAGCTCGCTGGTGCGTGAATCCGACCTGACCCTGCTGACCCAGGCCGGCCGCGAAATAGGCGTGGCTTCGACCAAGGCGTTTACCACGCAGCTGGTGGGCTTGTTGTTGCTGACCCTGTCCCTGGGCCAGGTGCGCGGTACGCTGGGTGCGGGCGTCGAGGCAACACTGGTGGAAGAGCTGCGTCGCCTGCCGACCCGCCTGGGCGAAGCCTTGGCCATGGACAGCACCGTGGAAAAAATCGCCGAACTGTTCGCCGAGAAAAACCACACCCTGTTCCTCGGTCGTGGCGCGCAATTCCCGGTAGCGATGGAAGGGGCCCTGAAGCTCAAGGAGATCTCCTACATCCACGCCGAGGCCTATCCGGCCGGCGAGCTCAAGCACGGTCCGCTGGCGCTGGTGGACAACGACATGCCGGTGGTCACCGTGGCCCCGAACAACGAGCTGCTGGAAAAGCTCAAGTCCAACCTGCAGGAAGTACGTGCCCGTGGCGGCCAGTTGATTGTCTTCGCTGATGAAAAGGCCGGCATGACCAATGGCGAAGGCACCCACGTGGTGCACATGCCGCACATCCACGACATCCTGTCGCCGATTCTCTACACCATCCCGTTGCAGCTGTTGTCGTACTACGTTGCTGTACTCAAGGGCACTGATGTGGACCAGCCGCGCAACCTGGCGAAATCCGTAACGGTTGAGTAG
- a CDS encoding DeoR family transcriptional regulator — MSKRNTPQRRHNILALLQAQGEVSVDEMAKRFETSEVTIRKDLAALETNGLLLRRYGGAVPMPQELVADNGQTVSKYKQAIARAAVKRIREHARIIIDSGSTTAAMIPELGQQPGLVVMTNSLHVASALSELEHEPVLLMTGGTWDPHSESFQGQVAEQVLRSYDFDQLFIGADGIDLVRGTTTFNELLGLSRVMAEVAREVIVMVEADKIGRKIPNLELPWSSVHTLITDDRLPVEARDQIQARGITVICAPVSQEK, encoded by the coding sequence ATGTCAAAGCGCAACACGCCACAACGCCGCCACAATATTCTCGCCTTGCTCCAAGCGCAGGGCGAGGTGAGCGTGGATGAAATGGCCAAGCGCTTCGAAACCTCGGAGGTTACGATTCGCAAGGATCTCGCCGCCCTGGAAACCAACGGCTTGTTGCTGCGACGTTACGGTGGCGCAGTCCCCATGCCGCAAGAGCTGGTGGCTGATAACGGGCAAACCGTCTCCAAATACAAACAAGCCATTGCCCGGGCCGCCGTGAAGCGGATCCGCGAACATGCGCGCATCATCATCGACAGCGGTAGCACCACGGCAGCCATGATTCCTGAACTCGGCCAGCAACCCGGCCTGGTGGTGATGACCAATTCCCTGCACGTTGCCAGCGCCTTGAGCGAACTGGAGCATGAACCGGTGCTGTTGATGACCGGTGGCACTTGGGACCCTCATTCCGAGTCGTTCCAGGGCCAGGTCGCCGAGCAGGTTCTGCGTTCCTACGACTTCGACCAGTTGTTCATCGGCGCCGACGGCATCGATCTGGTTCGTGGTACCACCACCTTCAACGAACTGCTGGGCCTCAGCCGTGTGATGGCTGAGGTAGCCCGCGAGGTGATCGTGATGGTGGAGGCCGACAAGATCGGCCGGAAAATCCCCAACCTGGAACTGCCGTGGAGCAGCGTCCATACCCTCATTACCGATGATCGCCTGCCCGTAGAGGCCCGCGATCAGATTCAGGCGCGCGGCATTACTGTGATCTGCGCGCCTGTCAGCCAGGAGAAATAG
- the glmU gene encoding bifunctional UDP-N-acetylglucosamine diphosphorylase/glucosamine-1-phosphate N-acetyltransferase GlmU: MSLEIVILAAGQGTRMRSALPKVLHPVAGNSMLGHVIHSARQLDPQRIHVVIGHGADAVRERLAADDLNFVLQDKQLGTGHAVAQAVPFITADTVLILYGDVPLIEVETLQRLLKHVAPQQLGLLTVVLEDPTGYGRIVRNADGQVTAIVEQKDANEVQRAITEGNTGILAVPAERLGEWMGRLSNNNAQGEYYLTDVIAMAVSDGLTVATEQPLDAMEVQGANDRRQLAELERHYQLRAARRLMAQGVTLRDPARFDVRGDVSVGRDVVIDINVILEGKVVIEDDVVIGPNCVIKDSTLRKGVVIKANSHLDGAVMGEGSDAGPFARLRPGTVLEARAHVGNFVELKNAHMGEGAKAGHLTYLGDAEIGARTNIGAGTITCNYDGANKWKTVLGEDVFIGSNNSLVAPVTIADGSNTAAGSTINQDVDKSQLAVARARQRNIDGWKRPVKIKS, encoded by the coding sequence ATGTCTCTCGAAATCGTTATCCTCGCGGCCGGTCAAGGCACCCGCATGCGTTCGGCGCTGCCCAAGGTCTTGCACCCGGTGGCTGGCAATTCCATGCTCGGCCATGTTATCCACAGCGCCCGGCAACTTGATCCACAGCGCATTCATGTGGTGATCGGCCACGGTGCCGATGCGGTACGTGAGCGCCTGGCGGCTGATGACCTGAATTTCGTCCTGCAGGACAAGCAATTGGGGACCGGTCATGCGGTGGCCCAGGCCGTGCCGTTCATTACCGCCGATACGGTGCTGATTCTTTATGGCGACGTGCCGCTGATCGAAGTCGAGACCTTGCAGCGCCTGCTCAAGCATGTCGCTCCACAGCAGTTGGGTTTGTTGACCGTCGTGCTGGAGGACCCTACCGGGTATGGCCGCATTGTGCGCAACGCCGATGGCCAGGTGACTGCCATCGTCGAGCAGAAGGACGCTAACGAGGTCCAGCGCGCTATCACCGAGGGCAACACCGGGATTTTGGCCGTACCGGCTGAGCGCCTGGGTGAGTGGATGGGCCGCTTGTCGAACAACAACGCCCAAGGCGAGTACTACCTGACCGATGTGATCGCCATGGCCGTCAGCGACGGTCTGACGGTAGCCACCGAGCAACCGTTGGACGCCATGGAAGTGCAGGGCGCCAACGATCGTCGGCAACTGGCCGAGCTGGAACGTCACTACCAGCTGCGTGCCGCCCGCCGCCTGATGGCGCAAGGCGTGACCCTGCGCGACCCGGCTCGTTTTGACGTGCGCGGTGACGTCAGCGTGGGGCGTGATGTGGTCATCGATATCAACGTCATCCTCGAAGGCAAGGTGGTTATCGAAGACGATGTGGTGATCGGTCCGAACTGTGTAATCAAGGACAGCACCCTGCGCAAAGGCGTGGTGATCAAGGCGAACAGTCACCTCGACGGCGCGGTCATGGGGGAAGGCAGCGATGCCGGCCCGTTTGCCCGCCTGCGTCCCGGTACCGTGCTGGAAGCGCGCGCCCATGTGGGTAACTTTGTCGAGCTGAAGAATGCTCACATGGGCGAAGGCGCCAAGGCCGGTCACCTGACTTACCTGGGCGATGCTGAAATCGGCGCTCGCACCAACATTGGCGCCGGTACCATCACCTGCAACTACGACGGTGCCAACAAGTGGAAAACCGTGCTGGGTGAGGATGTGTTCATCGGCTCCAATAACTCGCTGGTAGCGCCGGTGACCATCGCTGATGGTTCAAACACGGCCGCAGGTTCAACCATCAATCAGGATGTGGATAAGTCTCAACTTGCTGTGGCGCGCGCCCGGCAGCGCAATATTGACGGCTGGAAACGGCCGGTAAAAATCAAAAGCTAG
- a CDS encoding F0F1 ATP synthase subunit epsilon has translation MAMTVHCDIVSAEGEIFSGLVEMVIAHGELGDLGIALGHAPLITNLKPGPIRLIKQGGEAEVYYISGGFLEVQPNRVMVLADTVQRAADLDEASAQEAVKAAEKALHERGAEFDYGSAAARLAEAAAQLRTVQQIRKKFGG, from the coding sequence ATGGCTATGACAGTCCATTGCGATATCGTCAGTGCGGAAGGGGAAATCTTCTCCGGTCTGGTCGAGATGGTGATTGCGCATGGTGAGCTGGGTGATCTTGGTATCGCCTTGGGTCACGCACCGCTGATCACGAATCTGAAACCAGGTCCGATCCGCTTGATCAAGCAGGGCGGGGAAGCCGAGGTGTATTACATCTCCGGTGGTTTCCTCGAGGTTCAGCCGAACAGAGTGATGGTACTTGCCGACACCGTGCAACGTGCTGCCGACCTGGATGAAGCCTCTGCTCAGGAAGCCGTCAAGGCTGCCGAGAAGGCTTTGCACGAGCGGGGCGCGGAGTTCGACTACGGTTCTGCTGCTGCTCGTCTGGCCGAGGCCGCAGCCCAGCTGCGCACCGTCCAGCAGATCCGCAAGAAGTTCGGCGGCTAA
- the atpD gene encoding F0F1 ATP synthase subunit beta, whose product MSSGRIVQIIGAVIDVEFPRDSVPSIYNALKVQGAETTLEVQQQLGDGVVRTIAMGSTEGLKRGLDVIDSGAAISVPVGKATLGRIMDVLGNPIDEAGPIDTEERWGIHRPAPSFAEQAGGNDLLETGIKVIDLVCPFAKGGKVGLFGGAGVGKTVNMMELIRNIAIEHSGYSVFAGVGERTREGNDFYHEMKDSNVLDKVALVYGQMNEPPGNRLRVALTGLTMAEKFRDEGNDVLLFVDNIYRYTLAGTEVSALLGRMPSAVGYQPTLAEEMGVLQERITSTKEGSITSIQAVYVPADDLTDPSPATTFAHLDATVVLSRDIASLGIYPAVDPLDSTSRQLDPNVIGQEHYDTARGVQYVLQRYKELKDIIAILGMDELSETDKQLVSRARKIQRFLSQPFFVAEVFTGASGKYVSLKDTIAGFKGILNGDYDHLPEQAFYMVGGIEEAIEKAKKL is encoded by the coding sequence ATGAGTAGCGGACGTATCGTTCAAATCATCGGCGCCGTTATCGACGTGGAATTTCCACGCGACAGCGTACCGAGCATCTACAACGCGCTGAAAGTACAAGGCGCGGAAACCACCCTGGAAGTTCAGCAGCAGCTGGGCGACGGCGTGGTTCGTACCATTGCGATGGGTTCTACCGAAGGCTTGAAGCGCGGTCTGGACGTTATCGACTCTGGCGCTGCCATCTCCGTACCGGTCGGTAAAGCGACCCTGGGCCGGATCATGGACGTACTGGGTAACCCGATCGACGAAGCTGGCCCGATCGACACCGAAGAGCGCTGGGGCATTCACCGTCCTGCGCCATCCTTCGCTGAACAGGCAGGCGGCAACGACCTGCTGGAAACCGGCATCAAGGTTATCGACCTGGTTTGCCCGTTCGCCAAGGGCGGTAAAGTCGGTCTGTTCGGTGGTGCCGGTGTGGGCAAGACCGTAAACATGATGGAGCTGATCCGTAACATCGCCATCGAGCACAGCGGTTATTCCGTGTTCGCCGGTGTGGGGGAGCGTACTCGTGAGGGTAACGACTTCTACCACGAGATGAAGGACTCCAACGTTCTGGACAAAGTGGCGCTGGTTTACGGTCAGATGAACGAGCCGCCGGGAAACCGTCTGCGCGTAGCCCTGACCGGCCTGACCATGGCCGAGAAGTTCCGTGACGAAGGTAACGACGTACTGTTGTTTGTCGACAACATCTACCGTTACACCCTGGCCGGTACTGAAGTATCCGCACTGCTGGGCCGTATGCCTTCGGCAGTAGGTTACCAGCCGACCCTGGCTGAAGAGATGGGCGTACTGCAAGAGCGCATCACTTCGACCAAGGAAGGTTCGATCACCTCGATCCAAGCGGTATACGTACCTGCGGATGACTTGACCGACCCGTCGCCAGCGACCACCTTCGCCCACTTGGACGCCACCGTCGTTCTGTCCCGTGACATCGCTTCCCTGGGTATCTACCCAGCGGTAGACCCACTGGATTCGACTTCGCGCCAGCTGGACCCGAACGTGATTGGCCAGGAGCACTACGACACCGCTCGCGGCGTCCAGTACGTGCTGCAGCGCTACAAAGAGCTGAAGGACATCATCGCGATCCTGGGTATGGACGAACTGTCGGAAACCGACAAGCAGTTGGTATCCCGCGCTCGTAAGATCCAGCGCTTCTTGTCGCAGCCGTTCTTCGTGGCTGAAGTCTTCACCGGTGCCTCGGGTAAATACGTTTCCCTGAAAGACACCATTGCTGGCTTCAAAGGCATCCTCAACGGTGACTACGACCACCTGCCAGAACAAGCGTTCTACATGGTCGGCGGCATCGAAGAAGCGATCGAGAAAGCCAAGAAACTGTAA